Proteins from one Triticum aestivum cultivar Chinese Spring chromosome 7A, IWGSC CS RefSeq v2.1, whole genome shotgun sequence genomic window:
- the LOC123151595 gene encoding uncharacterized protein isoform X1 — translation MCCQHYTNPFAPLPMHTRKEIKKYLQIQHALPTLYKPCPPPPPAHRVFESSQRQTIRHHLCHLTVLAMEIPGASSRRSVAMSSTSLLKRCSGMAQSRKGCRYDPERAGIGIVSAIMEPTDARLHIVGPLIHTNAREILEVTLPNLIWSNRRPFRAAILSSGLCRSWIGSGTVYMYKGEMGFCKPECGNDYIVEQLEKQRWRLRWCQREKVPPMEDDKEGNQSSMFFTCAGSL, via the exons ATGTGCTGCCAGCACTATACTAACCCCTTTGCCCCCCTCCCCATGCACACACGCAAAGAGATTAAAAAGTATTtgcaaatacaacatgcactcccAACACTATATAAAccctgtcctcctcctcctcctgcacatAGGGTATTTGAATCCTCTCAAAGACAAACGATCAGGCACCACCTTTGCCACCTGACCGTGCTTGCAATGGAAATTCCAGGGGCATCATCTCGGCGCTCCGTGGCCATGTCGTCAACCTCACTGCTAAAGCGATGCAGTGGCATGGCACAGTCGCGAAAAGGGTGCCGCTATGACCCAGAGAGAGCCGGCATCGGGATTGTCTCGGCTATTATGGAACCAACCGATGCACGCCTACACATCGTCGGGCCTCTCATCCACACCAACGCACGTGAGATCCTAGAGGTTACACTGCCAAACCTTATTTGGAGCAATAGGAGGCCATTCCGAGCAGCCATACTTTCATCTGGTCTATGCCGCAGCTGGATCGGTAGTGGCACCGTCTACATGTACAA AGGTGAGATGGGATTCTGTAAACCGGAGTGTGGCAACGACTATATTGTGGAGCAATTGGAAAAACAGAGATGGAGGCTGAGGTGGTGTCAAAGAGAAAAGGTCCCACCAATGGAGGACGATAAGGAAGGCAATCAGAGCTCCATGTTCTTCACCTGCGCTGGTAGCCTATGA
- the LOC123151595 gene encoding uncharacterized protein isoform X2 — protein sequence MRVMFGGEQYHWNLRGNSSIFACHDVYGGDDACNVLVLTFLYQGASSRRSVAMSSTSLLKRCSGMAQSRKGCRYDPERAGIGIVSAIMEPTDARLHIVGPLIHTNAREILEVTLPNLIWSNRRPFRAAILSSGLCRSWIGSGTVYMYKGEMGFCKPECGNDYIVEQLEKQRWRLRWCQREKVPPMEDDKEGNQSSMFFTCAGSL from the exons ATGAGAGTCATGTTCGGAGGCGAG CAATACCACTGGAATTTGAGAGGAAACAGTTCAATCTTCGCTTGTCATGATGTGTATGGAGGAGACGACGCTTGCAACGTATTGGTGTTAACCTTTCTATACCAAG GGGCATCATCTCGGCGCTCCGTGGCCATGTCGTCAACCTCACTGCTAAAGCGATGCAGTGGCATGGCACAGTCGCGAAAAGGGTGCCGCTATGACCCAGAGAGAGCCGGCATCGGGATTGTCTCGGCTATTATGGAACCAACCGATGCACGCCTACACATCGTCGGGCCTCTCATCCACACCAACGCACGTGAGATCCTAGAGGTTACACTGCCAAACCTTATTTGGAGCAATAGGAGGCCATTCCGAGCAGCCATACTTTCATCTGGTCTATGCCGCAGCTGGATCGGTAGTGGCACCGTCTACATGTACAA AGGTGAGATGGGATTCTGTAAACCGGAGTGTGGCAACGACTATATTGTGGAGCAATTGGAAAAACAGAGATGGAGGCTGAGGTGGTGTCAAAGAGAAAAGGTCCCACCAATGGAGGACGATAAGGAAGGCAATCAGAGCTCCATGTTCTTCACCTGCGCTGGTAGCCTATGA